One segment of Dolichospermum sp. DET69 DNA contains the following:
- a CDS encoding ABC transporter ATP-binding protein, whose amino-acid sequence MAQTAIQNQRGSKTLQPLDVELRNVFKFFNQEPAVHGVDLDVRQGEFFSILGPSGCGKTTTLRLIAGFERVDAGKLLIQGQLMTDVPSYRRPVNTVFQSYALFNHLNVWENIAFGLRLKKISKSEIASRVTEALKLVKMESLRSRVPNQLSGGQQQRVALARALVNRPAVILLDEPLGALDLKLRKEMQVELSNLHKDLGLTFVMVTHDQEEALCLSDRIAVMNQGKIEQIGTPSQIYERPQTPFVADFIGDTNLFSGEILEVDAESIKISTKTGLTILVGRNEQTPLKIAQSVVVSVRPEKIQLSLYQPNIPTNCFEGRLINVMYLGTHVNYVVELINGVNLNVLQPNTYSSLPDRNTPIYAWWEKSDCLAISQIDNL is encoded by the coding sequence ATGGCTCAAACTGCGATACAGAATCAAAGAGGTTCAAAAACATTACAGCCACTTGATGTTGAATTGCGTAACGTATTCAAGTTTTTCAACCAAGAACCCGCAGTACATGGGGTAGATTTGGATGTTAGACAGGGAGAGTTCTTTAGTATTTTAGGTCCTTCTGGTTGTGGGAAAACAACTACACTCCGCTTAATTGCTGGATTTGAAAGGGTTGACGCTGGTAAGTTACTAATTCAAGGTCAGTTAATGACCGATGTTCCTTCTTATCGGCGACCTGTGAATACTGTATTTCAAAGTTATGCTTTATTTAATCACTTGAATGTGTGGGAAAACATTGCTTTTGGACTGCGATTAAAAAAAATATCTAAATCAGAAATTGCTAGTCGCGTCACAGAAGCTTTAAAACTCGTAAAAATGGAAAGTTTGCGATCGCGTGTCCCCAATCAACTTTCAGGTGGTCAACAACAACGGGTAGCCTTAGCAAGGGCTTTGGTGAATCGTCCCGCAGTCATCCTTCTAGATGAACCTTTAGGAGCATTAGATTTGAAACTTCGCAAGGAGATGCAAGTTGAGTTATCTAATCTTCACAAGGATTTAGGGTTAACCTTTGTTATGGTGACACATGATCAGGAAGAAGCACTATGTTTATCTGATCGCATTGCGGTGATGAACCAAGGCAAAATAGAACAAATTGGTACTCCCAGTCAAATTTACGAACGCCCCCAAACACCTTTTGTAGCTGATTTTATTGGTGATACTAATCTATTTAGTGGTGAAATTCTGGAAGTAGATGCAGAATCTATCAAAATTTCGACTAAAACTGGATTAACAATTCTTGTTGGTCGCAACGAACAAACTCCTTTAAAAATAGCCCAAAGTGTTGTTGTTAGTGTCCGTCCTGAAAAAATTCAACTTTCCCTTTATCAACCTAATATACCCACAAACTGTTTTGAGGGACGGCTAATTAATGTCATGTATTTAGGTACTCATGTTAATTATGTTGTGGAATTAATCAACGGTGTTAACCTCAATGTTTTACAACCTAATACTTATAGTAGCTTACCAGATAGGAATACACCCATTTATGCTTGGTGGGAAAAATCTGACTGTTTAGCTATTAGTCAAATTGACAATTTATGA
- the mrdA gene encoding penicillin-binding protein 2, whose translation MAIFPSLLSTTKNTRTVGRGVQSTFVILFTLLMLSGIGARLIYLQIIEGKNHRIRAESNRIRIISKQPERGNIFDRNGKLLASTRYPRSVYLWPMAHTKPSWSVVGPRLAKILDTPQEEIEKTLEQSAINPSSLIRIARNLNEAQVTALKEYENELPGVEINTEAVRYYPHGQELAHVLGYTREITAEQLEKRKAEGYRLGDVTGQMGVEKAYEKLLRGEWGGQQIEVDGSGKPIKVLGSKEAKAGNDLHLTIDLDIQLAAEKALGKRNGAIVAIDPKNGAILAMVSHPTFDPNIFSKQKLSQQDVKTTFQNPEHPFVNRAISVFPPASTFKIVTTTAGLESGKFSPDTVLQTYGSLNIGGTRFGEWNHAGFGPLGFVGALQWSSDTFFYQVGKRVGGLTLIEWTRKYGFGQRTGFEFTTEEAKGLVPDENWKQKTWKIPWSVGDTVNMSIGQGALQATPLQVAVMFAVPANSGYRVQPHLLKDNEEAKSWRQSLNLKPTTIKILREGLRKVVHEGTGKALNVPTLPPVAGKSGTAEAWRKGVKENHAWFGAYAPADKPEILVVAFAEHSGGGGGSVAAPMILEIMEKHFARK comes from the coding sequence ATGGCTATTTTTCCATCATTACTTAGTACAACAAAAAATACACGCACAGTTGGACGTGGTGTCCAATCTACATTTGTAATTTTATTCACATTATTAATGTTATCTGGAATCGGCGCTAGATTAATTTATTTGCAAATTATCGAAGGAAAAAACCACCGCATCCGTGCAGAATCCAACCGGATTCGCATTATTTCTAAACAACCAGAAAGAGGTAATATTTTTGACAGGAATGGTAAATTATTAGCCAGCACTCGTTATCCTCGGTCTGTGTACTTATGGCCAATGGCACATACTAAACCCTCCTGGTCTGTGGTTGGTCCACGTCTAGCCAAAATTCTCGACACCCCCCAAGAAGAAATTGAGAAAACACTTGAACAATCTGCTATCAACCCTTCTTCACTAATTCGCATTGCTCGCAATCTTAATGAAGCACAGGTGACAGCATTAAAAGAGTATGAAAATGAACTACCAGGCGTAGAAATAAATACGGAAGCTGTTCGTTATTATCCCCACGGTCAAGAGTTAGCTCATGTACTTGGGTATACTCGTGAAATTACTGCTGAACAATTGGAAAAAAGGAAAGCGGAAGGCTACAGATTAGGAGATGTAACAGGTCAAATGGGTGTAGAAAAAGCCTATGAAAAATTGTTAAGAGGTGAATGGGGCGGTCAGCAGATAGAGGTAGATGGTAGCGGTAAACCCATAAAAGTGTTAGGAAGCAAAGAAGCAAAAGCTGGTAATGATTTGCACTTAACTATAGATTTAGATATACAACTGGCAGCAGAAAAAGCTTTAGGTAAGCGTAATGGTGCAATAGTCGCAATTGACCCTAAAAATGGGGCTATCTTAGCAATGGTGTCTCATCCCACTTTCGACCCCAATATCTTTTCTAAGCAAAAACTTTCTCAACAAGATGTGAAAACAACATTCCAAAATCCTGAACATCCTTTCGTCAATCGGGCTATTAGCGTCTTTCCTCCAGCTAGTACCTTTAAAATTGTCACCACAACGGCCGGACTAGAATCAGGTAAATTTTCTCCTGATACAGTATTACAAACCTACGGTTCTTTAAATATCGGTGGAACTAGATTTGGTGAATGGAATCATGCTGGTTTTGGACCATTGGGTTTTGTGGGCGCATTACAATGGAGTAGCGATACCTTCTTTTATCAAGTTGGTAAGCGAGTCGGTGGACTAACTTTGATTGAATGGACTCGTAAATATGGATTTGGTCAAAGAACCGGCTTTGAATTTACCACAGAAGAAGCTAAGGGTTTAGTTCCCGATGAAAATTGGAAACAGAAAACATGGAAAATACCTTGGAGTGTAGGCGACACTGTGAATATGTCCATTGGCCAAGGGGCTTTACAAGCTACCCCTTTACAAGTCGCTGTCATGTTTGCTGTACCTGCGAATAGTGGTTATCGAGTGCAACCCCATTTGTTGAAAGATAATGAAGAAGCTAAAAGCTGGAGACAATCATTAAATCTCAAACCCACAACCATCAAAATTTTGCGTGAAGGATTGCGGAAGGTAGTCCATGAAGGCACAGGTAAGGCATTAAATGTCCCAACTCTTCCCCCAGTAGCTGGTAAAAGTGGCACTGCTGAAGCTTGGAGAAAAGGAGTTAAAGAAAATCACGCTTGGTTTGGGGCTTATGCACCTGCGGATAAGCCAGAAATTTTAGTCGTGGCCTTTGCTGAACATTCCGGTGGTGGTGGTGGTAGTGTGGCTGCACCAATGATTTTAGAAATAATGGAAAAACATTTTGCTCGGAAATAA
- a CDS encoding FAD-dependent hydroxylase — protein MSLSQLTPTLSSPHTPTEHYWGYDYDLVIVGGGIVGLTLAAALKDSGLNILLIEARVASAAVAKGQAYAVHMLSAQIFQGIGLWDEILPNVAKYNQVCLSDADYPDVVNFQTADLGTPELGFVAEHYALLEPLQEFVQNCANVTILCPAEVVSTQNERDIVTINMKIADENRTIRSKLLVAADGSKSPIRQAAGIKTKGWKYWQSCIVAFVKPENPHNNTAYEKFWSSGPFAILPLPGNRCRIVWTAPHEEAKAFCALNDQEFLAELTKRYGQHGGKLELLGDRFVFQVQLMQSDRYVLPRLALIGDAAHNCHPVGGQGLNLGIRDAAALAEIIQTAHKHRQDIGNISILKQYESWRKKENLAILGFTDLLDRVFSNNFLPIVIIRRLGLWIMQRVPIVKIFALKLMIGLKGKTPQLAKR, from the coding sequence ATGTCCCTCTCCCAACTAACTCCCACCCTTTCCTCTCCCCACACCCCCACAGAACACTACTGGGGATATGATTATGATTTAGTTATAGTCGGTGGTGGAATTGTCGGCTTAACCCTAGCCGCAGCTTTAAAAGACTCTGGGTTAAATATCCTCCTAATCGAAGCTAGAGTTGCATCAGCCGCAGTAGCCAAAGGACAGGCTTATGCTGTACATATGTTATCAGCACAAATTTTCCAAGGCATTGGTTTATGGGATGAAATTCTCCCCAATGTTGCCAAATATAACCAAGTTTGTCTCTCTGATGCTGATTATCCTGATGTAGTCAATTTCCAAACTGCTGATTTAGGTACACCAGAGTTAGGTTTTGTAGCAGAACATTATGCACTGTTAGAACCTTTACAAGAATTTGTGCAAAATTGTGCAAATGTAACTATCTTGTGTCCAGCAGAAGTAGTCAGTACACAAAATGAGAGAGATATAGTTACTATTAATATGAAAATTGCCGATGAAAATCGGACAATTCGCAGTAAATTGTTAGTAGCTGCCGATGGTTCAAAATCTCCCATTCGTCAAGCTGCGGGCATTAAAACTAAAGGTTGGAAATACTGGCAATCATGTATTGTGGCTTTTGTAAAACCAGAAAACCCTCATAATAACACTGCTTACGAAAAGTTTTGGTCAAGTGGTCCATTTGCAATATTACCTTTACCTGGAAACCGTTGTCGCATTGTTTGGACTGCACCCCATGAGGAAGCAAAAGCTTTCTGTGCATTGAATGATCAGGAGTTTTTAGCAGAATTGACTAAACGCTATGGTCAGCATGGGGGTAAATTGGAATTATTAGGAGACAGGTTTGTTTTTCAGGTACAGTTAATGCAGAGCGATCGCTATGTTCTCCCCAGATTAGCATTAATTGGTGATGCCGCCCATAACTGTCATCCCGTCGGTGGACAAGGTTTAAATTTGGGGATTCGTGACGCAGCAGCATTAGCTGAAATCATCCAAACAGCACATAAACATCGTCAAGATATTGGTAACATTTCCATTCTCAAACAATATGAAAGCTGGAGAAAAAAAGAAAACCTCGCAATATTAGGTTTTACCGATTTATTAGATCGAGTTTTTTCTAACAACTTCTTACCAATAGTCATAATTCGCCGTTTGGGTCTATGGATTATGCAGCGAGTTCCCATAGTAAAAATATTCGCCCTGAAATTAATGATTGGCTTAAAAGGAAAAACTCCACAACTAGCCAAACGGTGA
- the lysS gene encoding lysine--tRNA ligase codes for MFWADKIAADAVGDQVVNDSKTPSGRVHVGSLRGVVIHDVIYRALKHAGKPVKFLYGVDDYDALDTVPKYLDQEKFSPYLGFPLCNVPSPGDEDTSDYAKYFIGEFFEVFEYLGIKPETYFLRDLYRSGQLNSHIDTFLKNAHLVREAYKEVSKADRPNNWYPFQVICENCGKIATTVTTDYNGSEVFYTCKPEATDYTNGCGHSGWVSPFNGNGKLPWKVEWVAKWDVQGVTIEMAGKDHSQKGGSRDVANAISRKVLQKQPPFHSPYEFILVNGTKMSSSKGVGSGAKEIAALLPPELLRFLMLRTQPRTVINFAPNYETTTRLFRDYDTLINKYSKSPELNEELMPLFYAQVGDEIKTFQPFDFSTLISLLQVPRLNIQEEVLQRSPQPLNEYDQQIINQRIAAAQLWLQDYADEEEKLVLYLEQVPDKANNFNSEQVAYLQKLMENLQNIPNWEAEELQTIIFSTTKELGIQQPIAFKALYLSFLNKEKGPKAGGLLSYLEKSFVISRLQDVVALNVGKEKMEVS; via the coding sequence ATGTTTTGGGCTGATAAAATTGCTGCTGATGCAGTAGGCGACCAGGTAGTTAATGATTCTAAGACTCCATCAGGACGGGTACACGTTGGGTCATTGCGGGGTGTGGTTATCCATGATGTGATTTACCGTGCCTTGAAACACGCAGGTAAGCCTGTTAAGTTCCTGTATGGTGTGGATGACTATGACGCACTGGATACGGTTCCAAAATACTTAGATCAGGAAAAGTTTTCTCCTTATTTGGGTTTTCCTCTGTGTAATGTACCTTCCCCTGGTGATGAGGATACTAGTGATTATGCTAAATATTTCATTGGTGAATTTTTTGAAGTTTTTGAGTATTTAGGAATTAAACCAGAAACTTATTTTCTCCGGGATTTATATCGTTCTGGCCAGCTTAATTCTCATATTGATACTTTCTTAAAAAATGCCCATTTGGTGAGAGAAGCATATAAAGAAGTCAGTAAGGCTGATCGTCCCAATAACTGGTATCCTTTTCAAGTTATTTGTGAAAATTGCGGTAAAATTGCCACAACTGTCACTACAGATTATAACGGTTCAGAAGTTTTTTATACTTGCAAACCAGAGGCAACTGATTATACAAACGGTTGTGGACATTCTGGTTGGGTTTCTCCTTTTAATGGTAATGGTAAATTACCTTGGAAGGTGGAATGGGTGGCCAAGTGGGATGTACAGGGTGTAACTATTGAAATGGCTGGTAAAGACCACTCTCAAAAAGGTGGTTCTAGAGATGTTGCTAATGCTATTAGTCGTAAGGTTTTACAAAAGCAACCTCCTTTCCATTCTCCCTATGAATTCATTCTTGTGAATGGTACAAAAATGAGTTCTTCTAAGGGTGTAGGTTCGGGTGCAAAAGAAATTGCGGCTTTACTTCCTCCTGAATTACTGCGCTTTTTAATGTTGCGGACTCAACCAAGAACAGTAATTAACTTTGCACCAAATTATGAAACTACTACTCGTTTATTTAGAGATTACGATACTTTAATTAATAAGTATTCCAAATCTCCTGAATTAAATGAGGAATTAATGCCGTTATTTTACGCGCAGGTAGGGGATGAAATCAAAACTTTCCAACCTTTTGATTTTAGTACGTTGATTTCTTTGTTGCAAGTTCCGCGTTTAAATATTCAGGAAGAGGTTTTACAACGTAGTCCACAGCCTTTAAATGAGTATGATCAGCAAATTATTAATCAAAGAATTGCTGCTGCTCAATTGTGGTTACAAGACTATGCAGATGAGGAAGAAAAGTTAGTTCTCTATTTGGAACAAGTTCCAGATAAAGCTAATAATTTTAACTCCGAACAAGTTGCTTATTTGCAAAAACTGATGGAGAATTTGCAGAATATTCCTAATTGGGAAGCTGAGGAATTACAAACTATAATTTTCTCGACTACTAAGGAGTTAGGGATTCAACAACCAATTGCTTTTAAGGCTTTATATTTATCTTTTTTAAATAAAGAAAAAGGTCCTAAAGCTGGTGGTTTGTTGTCTTATTTGGAGAAATCTTTTGTGATTTCCAGGTTGCAGGATGTTGTGGCTTTGAATGTAGGTAAGGAAAAGATGGAAGTTTCTTAA
- a CDS encoding transposase — protein MGVQQVLLSPDNEIKAILEYLCQQSGRLYNSGVYFARQTFFKTGKLLTGKFDLIYEPSVSKTMVAQSMPSVPAQQTLLSVAEAFKSFKELRSLFIKGQLHFKPKAPGYLTGSKLFKVTYPNSGTQKLTLVNGQIRFSLGLTVKRWFGISEFFLPMPSNIDISKVKEFTILPKNGVFYLEMSYEVERQNHVLDIHQALSIDLGTAENLAACVDTLGNSLLIDARAMKAMNQIWNKKVSTRKEGKPEAYWDNWLDRVTRKRNHQMKDGVNKAAKLIIDHCLKYGIGTLVIGWNDGFKSNANMGRINNQKFVQMPLGKLKDRLKQLCDLHGIRFQETEESYTSKASFLDGDSLPVYGQKPEGWKASGKRVKRGLYQSANGSIVNADLNGAANILRKVASNLSLDLGLLGRRCLTNAARIRLWVLSPKLTLSAESQCL, from the coding sequence ATGGGAGTACAACAGGTTTTGTTGTCTCCCGACAATGAGATAAAGGCAATTTTAGAATATCTTTGTCAACAGTCGGGTAGGCTCTATAACAGTGGTGTTTATTTTGCTAGACAAACATTTTTTAAAACTGGAAAACTTTTAACGGGTAAGTTTGATTTGATTTATGAGCCTTCAGTTTCTAAAACTATGGTCGCTCAATCAATGCCATCCGTCCCCGCACAACAAACTTTATTGTCTGTAGCTGAGGCTTTTAAATCTTTTAAAGAATTACGTTCTTTATTCATCAAAGGTCAATTACACTTTAAGCCCAAAGCTCCCGGCTATCTAACAGGCTCTAAACTTTTTAAAGTTACTTATCCTAATAGTGGGACACAAAAGCTAACTCTAGTCAATGGACAGATCAGATTTTCGTTGGGACTAACAGTTAAAAGATGGTTTGGAATTTCTGAATTTTTCCTACCAATGCCGTCAAACATAGATATATCAAAGGTTAAAGAGTTCACCATCTTACCTAAAAACGGTGTTTTTTATCTGGAAATGTCTTATGAAGTTGAAAGACAAAACCACGTTTTAGACATCCATCAGGCATTGTCTATTGACCTGGGAACGGCTGAAAATTTAGCGGCTTGTGTTGATACTTTGGGCAATTCTTTATTGATTGATGCCCGTGCAATGAAGGCGATGAACCAGATTTGGAACAAAAAAGTATCAACACGAAAAGAAGGAAAACCGGAGGCTTATTGGGATAATTGGCTAGACCGTGTGACCCGTAAACGCAACCATCAAATGAAAGATGGGGTTAATAAAGCTGCAAAACTAATTATTGATCATTGCTTAAAATACGGCATTGGTACATTAGTAATCGGCTGGAATGACGGATTTAAATCTAACGCTAACATGGGGCGAATTAATAATCAAAAGTTTGTCCAAATGCCGTTAGGTAAACTCAAAGACCGACTAAAACAATTATGTGATTTACACGGAATTAGATTTCAAGAAACTGAAGAATCTTATACGTCAAAAGCATCTTTCTTGGATGGAGACTCCCTACCCGTTTATGGTCAAAAACCAGAAGGGTGGAAAGCATCGGGTAAGCGCGTTAAACGTGGATTGTATCAGTCAGCTAATGGTTCAATTGTTAACGCTGATTTAAATGGTGCAGCGAACATTCTAAGAAAAGTAGCCAGCAATCTAAGCTTAGACTTGGGCTTACTGGGTAGGCGTTGTTTGACGAACGCAGCGAGAATTAGACTTTGGGTATTAAGCCCTAAGCTTACTCTGTCCGCAGAATCTCAGTGTCTTTAG
- a CDS encoding VOC family protein, with amino-acid sequence MQIIQSLHTAILVTDLERSEYFYSQVLGLDKIDRPLKYPGVWYQISNYQLHLIVAPAVPTEKQQEKWGQNPHIAFAVVDLQVVKDELIAKNYPFQASASGRAAIFIRASGKRKTQRL; translated from the coding sequence ATGCAAATTATCCAAAGTCTTCATACTGCTATTTTGGTTACTGACTTAGAACGTTCTGAATACTTTTATAGCCAAGTATTGGGACTAGATAAAATAGATCGTCCGTTAAAATATCCCGGTGTGTGGTATCAAATTAGTAATTATCAACTTCATCTGATTGTTGCGCCTGCTGTACCAACTGAAAAACAACAGGAAAAATGGGGACAAAATCCTCATATTGCTTTTGCTGTGGTTGATTTGCAGGTTGTCAAAGATGAGTTAATCGCTAAAAACTATCCTTTTCAAGCTAGTGCTTCTGGTCGGGCGGCGATTTTTATAAGAGCATCCGGTAAACGTAAAACTCAGCGTCTTTAG